TTCGCGCACGGTGAGCCCCTGAAGATCCGGCACGACCACGAAGCGATCCCCCAGTCCGGTGCTGTACCACAGACGTACGCGGGATCCCTCTTCGAGCGTTGTTCCGGCGGACGGATACTGTTTGGTGATCGTTCCGCGGTGTGGGTGAGGGATGGAGTCCGGGCGGATGTCCGAGGGTTCCGCGCGCAGGCCGGCGGCGGCGAGGCGGTTCAGGGCTTCCACCTGGGAGATGCCTTCGACATCTGGAACCGTGACGCTGGGTGTGGAGCCGCTATTGATGGTAAGGTAAATGCGCCGGCCCGGCTTTACGGTGCGGTTGGGGCGGGGGCTCTGGTCCACGACCACGTCGCGTGGCAGCTTGGGGTTGAAGCGGCTGGACTCGACCCGCGGTTCCAGGTTCATTTGCGTGAGCGTCGCTTCAGCCTGCTCGACGGGCATCTCGCTCACGTCGGGCACCAGGATCTGGTCTTGATGCCCGACGATCGAGGGCATCAGCATTTTGTCGAATACAAAGTACCCCGAACCGATGAGCACGATGAGGCCAAACAGACCGATGCCGAAATACTTGTTGGTCAGGAGATCCTTCACATAAGACCACGTGTGTTCCACGATCGGATGCAGTTCGCGTTTGGGCATGGTTTCGAGTGGACATTAAGAACGGTAAGGGGGCGGATTGCGCCGGTTCCGGACGTTACGGGCCAAAATAATGCGTAGCGGCCGGCGTGGGAACGGGATCTAGGCTGAACGGAGAAATAGGACGCAAAGATTCCAATATCGGCGGGAAACATCGTTCCGGGCTGGATCCTGGCCGTTTTTGACCACGGCGACTGCTCTTTTTTATCCAGAAAGTGCCCAGATTCACCAGTTGTTCGAAAAAGTGTCAGAACCTGGGCGATGGAGGCTGTGTATACCGGTCCGCTTTCAGCAAAACACGCTTGCATCTCACCCCGTAGCGAATGATCGCATAACGGAGCAAGCAACGAGAAATTGTAAGAAAGCGTGAAGATGCGAATGTCTCGAAACCTGGTCTTCGGGTTTGGGTTTCAGACCTCCGCTACAGAAAAAGCGGCCGGCGAATGTGCCGGGTTGTTCTCTGAAAAAACTGAAGTTTGCGACTGGCGCGAGGCTGGCACACGATACGTCGTGGTGGCTGGGGCGAGTCAGGGAAACGAGCTTCGGTTTTGAAAGATCTGTGAAGTCGCCCAGGACACTTGACAAGCTTCGGCAATGCGCCGTAAGTTAGTCGTCCTGCCCCAAAAAGTGGCGACGGCCTTGTGAGAGGAGTGGGGAATGTTCTTTGATCAGATTGAAAGCATAGCGAGTCCTTGTCGATTCCAACTTTGTTGGTTTCGAAATTTAAGCGAGTCAAGCGAGCTCATCGATTTAAACTTTCTTACTACGGAGAGTTTGATCCTGGCTCAGGACGAACGCTGGCGGCGGGCTTAACACATGCAAGTCGAACGAGAACCCCGGGTTCGCCTGGGGGGAAAGTGGCGCACGGGTGAGTAACACGTAGGCAACCTGCCCTCGAGTGGGGAATAACACCGGGAAACCGGTGCTAATACCGCATATTGTCTTTGGTATGCATGTACTGAAGATGAAAGCTATATGCGCTCGAGGATGGGCCTGCGGTGGATTAGGTAGTTGGTAGGGTAACGGCCTACCAAGCCATCGATCCATAGCTGGTCTGAGAGGATGATCAGCCACACTGGCACTGAGACACGGGCCAGACTCCTACGGGAGGCAGCAGTGAGGAATATTGCGCAATGGGCGAAAGCCTGACGCAGCCACGCCGCGTGGAGGATGACACCCCTCTGGGGCGTAAACTCCTTTTATATGAGAAGAAACCCTCGTTCGTCGAGGATTGACGGTATCATATGAATAAGCACCGGCTAACTCCGTGCCAGCAGCCGCGGTAATACGGAGGGTGCAAGCGTTGTCCGGATTCACTGGGTGTAAAGGGTGTGTAGGCGGAATTGCAAGTCAGGGGTGAAAGCCTACAGCTTAACTGTAGAACTGCCTTTGATACTGCTGTTCTTGAGTACTGGAGAAGTCACTGGAATTCGTGGTGTAGCGGTGAAATGCGTAGATATCACGAGGAACACCTGAGGCGTAGGCGGGTGACTAGACAGATACTGACGCTGAGGCACGAAAGCGTGGGGAGCAAACAGGATTAGATACCCTGGTAGTCCACGCCGTAAACGATGGATGCTCGATGCTGCTGTGTATACGGCAGTGTCTAAGCTAACGCGTTAAGCATCCCACCTGGGGAGTACGCTCGCAAGAGTGAAACTCAAAGGAATTGACGGGGGCCCGCACAAGCGGTGGAGCATGTGGCTTAATTCGATGCAACGCGAAGAACCTTACCTAGGCTCGAACACTACCGGACAGCCCCTGAAAGGGGGTCTCCTTCGGGCTGGTAGTGAGGTGCTGCATGGCTGTCGTCAGTTCGTGTCGTGAGATGTTGGGTTAAGTCCCGCAACGAACGCAACCCCTATTGCTAGTTACCAGCGGATAATGCCGGGGACTCTAGTGAGACTGCCTGCGCAAGCAGTGAGGAAGGTGGGGATGACGTCAAGTCATCATGGCCCTTACGCCTAGGGCTGCACACGTGCTACAATGGGTGATACAGAGGGCAGCCACTCTGCGAAGAGGAGCGAATCCCAAAAGTCACTCTCAGTTCGGATCGAAGTCTGCAACTCGACTTCGTGAAGCCGGAATCGCTAGTAATCGCGTATCAGCTACGACGCGGTGAATACGTTCCCGGGCCTTGTACACACCGCCCGTCAAGCCATGGAAGCCTAGGGTACCCGAAGTCCGTGACCC
The genomic region above belongs to Rhodothermales bacterium and contains:
- a CDS encoding PASTA domain-containing protein, with the protein product MPKRELHPIVEHTWSYVKDLLTNKYFGIGLFGLIVLIGSGYFVFDKMLMPSIVGHQDQILVPDVSEMPVEQAEATLTQMNLEPRVESSRFNPKLPRDVVVDQSPRPNRTVKPGRRIYLTINSGSTPSVTVPDVEGISQVEALNRLAAAGLRAEPSDIRPDSIPHPHRGTITKQYPSAGTTLEEGSRVRLWYSTGLGDRFVVVPDLQGLTVREARQLLLARRLRSVVMGAPDDDDTASMTVIKQGYQAGTRLKEGHEIRLFVQTETPNE